Proteins encoded together in one Streptomyces umbrinus window:
- a CDS encoding DUF6233 domain-containing protein, with translation MRVWHAMWLQRIDDKIAALQKREAEQQHGRQARPAEPEWIVELGIGDGRPPIEVHMGGCYAVGKRRRPVGRDEARRLLASGVRACSHCQPDTALDILDLPTRPAVSATAR, from the coding sequence ATGAGGGTCTGGCACGCCATGTGGCTGCAGCGCATCGACGACAAGATCGCCGCCCTTCAGAAGCGGGAAGCCGAGCAGCAGCACGGGCGGCAGGCCCGGCCCGCGGAGCCGGAGTGGATCGTCGAACTCGGCATCGGCGACGGACGGCCGCCCATCGAGGTCCACATGGGCGGCTGCTACGCCGTCGGCAAACGACGGCGCCCGGTGGGCCGTGACGAAGCCCGCCGGCTCCTCGCCTCAGGAGTGCGGGCCTGCAGCCATTGCCAGCCCGACACCGCCCTGGACATCCTCGACTTACCCACCCGCCCGGCCGTCTCCGCTACGGCGCGCTGA
- a CDS encoding IS3 family transposase produces the protein MADHHRAELPVAALRMAAGRGGLEYRCIMHTDRGSEYTSDEFRTEIGKLRMRQSMGRVGSCYDNAAAESWFAILKAEIGTTVWETREAARADVFRYIEVEYNRSRLRRHPDYGYVTPLETRSLLRQNLAPAA, from the coding sequence ATGGCCGACCACCACCGCGCCGAGCTGCCGGTCGCTGCCCTGCGGATGGCGGCCGGGCGTGGCGGCCTGGAGTACCGCTGCATCATGCACACGGATCGCGGCAGTGAATACACGAGTGACGAATTCCGCACCGAAATAGGCAAGTTGCGCATGAGGCAGTCGATGGGACGCGTCGGCTCTTGTTACGATAACGCCGCCGCGGAAAGCTGGTTCGCCATCCTGAAAGCGGAGATCGGGACGACCGTGTGGGAGACCCGCGAGGCGGCCCGGGCCGACGTTTTCCGCTACATCGAGGTCGAGTACAACCGCAGCCGACTCCGTCGGCACCCCGACTACGGGTACGTCACCCCGCTCGAAACGAGATCCCTGCTCAGGCAGAACCTCGCCCCGGCAGCGTAA
- a CDS encoding transposase: protein MSKRYTAEFKRDAVALALSSEKTVTEVARDLGVSPEGLRGWVKQAKIDRGEGPAGALTTAEREELVRLRRKVREQEATIEVLGKATAFFAQDKMR, encoded by the coding sequence ATGAGTAAGCGGTACACGGCCGAGTTCAAGCGGGACGCGGTCGCCTTGGCGTTGTCCTCGGAGAAGACGGTCACCGAGGTGGCGAGGGATCTGGGCGTGAGTCCGGAAGGGCTGCGCGGGTGGGTGAAGCAGGCGAAGATCGACCGCGGTGAGGGGCCCGCCGGGGCTTTGACCACTGCGGAGCGTGAGGAGCTGGTCCGGCTGCGGCGGAAGGTCCGCGAGCAGGAGGCCACGATCGAGGTTCTGGGAAAAGCGACCGCCTTCTTCGCTCAGGACAAGATGAGGTAG
- a CDS encoding IS3 family transposase has protein sequence MTALVDEHPRLGVECVLRELHIPSSTYYRWRRAEKEPCERRRRDVELTERIKEIHADSTGVYGSPRVHAVLKREGTPVGRKRVERLMREADLAGVSPRRKGFTRRDPKATLAPDLVNRDFTAPAPNRLWVTDLTMISTGEGPLWLSAIRDAFSRRVVAWETSARADADLVLTTLEYALASREVEPGKLIHHADHGCQYTSIKLTTRLMRAGVEASMGSVGDSYDNALAENLWMLIKTEGLRGRTFTTRAEVNLALFEYVDGFYNSRRIQERLGFLSPIEFEEKYYAEQATAEPANLNTRHPLLTS, from the coding sequence GTGACGGCGCTCGTCGACGAGCATCCCCGCCTGGGAGTCGAGTGCGTACTTCGGGAACTCCACATCCCCTCCTCCACCTACTACCGCTGGCGCCGCGCAGAGAAGGAGCCCTGCGAACGGCGGCGTCGCGACGTCGAGCTGACCGAGCGGATCAAGGAGATCCACGCCGACTCCACCGGCGTCTACGGCTCTCCGCGCGTGCACGCCGTGCTGAAACGCGAGGGCACCCCGGTGGGCCGCAAACGGGTCGAGCGCCTGATGCGTGAGGCCGACCTCGCGGGTGTGAGCCCGCGACGGAAGGGCTTCACGCGCCGGGACCCGAAGGCCACCCTGGCCCCGGACCTGGTCAACAGAGACTTCACCGCACCGGCGCCGAACCGGTTGTGGGTCACCGACCTCACGATGATCTCCACCGGCGAGGGGCCGTTGTGGCTGTCCGCGATCCGCGACGCGTTCTCCCGCCGGGTCGTCGCGTGGGAGACCTCCGCCCGCGCGGACGCCGACCTGGTCCTGACCACGCTGGAGTACGCGCTCGCGTCCCGCGAGGTCGAGCCGGGCAAGCTCATTCACCACGCCGACCACGGCTGTCAATATACGTCCATCAAGCTCACAACCCGGCTCATGCGGGCGGGAGTTGAGGCGTCCATGGGTTCGGTCGGGGACTCGTACGACAACGCGCTCGCGGAGAACCTCTGGATGCTCATCAAAACCGAGGGCCTCCGCGGCCGCACCTTCACCACGAGGGCCGAGGTGAATCTCGCGCTCTTCGAGTACGTCGACGGCTTCTATAACTCCCGCCGCATCCAGGAACGGCTCGGCTTCCTCAGCCCGATCGAGTTCGAGGAGAAGTACTACGCCGAGCAGGCGACGGCCGAACCAGCGAATCTGAACACCCGTCACCCCCTGCTGACGAGCTGA
- a CDS encoding transposase translates to MAAPRKYSLELRERAVRMYRTAEPKPQIKKLAVDLGVHPEALRGWIRQAEADAGERDDRLTSDERAELTALRKENTQLKRANDVLRTASAFFAAQLDPTRPR, encoded by the coding sequence ATGGCTGCACCCCGGAAATACTCGCTCGAGTTGCGTGAGCGTGCGGTACGTATGTATCGCACCGCTGAGCCGAAGCCCCAGATCAAGAAGCTGGCCGTCGACCTCGGCGTGCACCCGGAGGCCCTGCGTGGCTGGATCCGCCAGGCCGAGGCGGACGCCGGCGAGCGCGACGACCGTCTCACCAGCGACGAACGCGCCGAACTCACGGCCCTGCGCAAGGAGAACACCCAGCTCAAGCGAGCCAACGACGTCCTGCGGACGGCCTCGGCGTTTTTCGCGGCGCAACTCGACCCGACCCGGCCCAGGTGA
- a CDS encoding tyrosine-type recombinase/integrase, with protein MIPTVTSEDPHPKEIGRVRAVLTGWGYQYGQEHDKGVPSVMSQLFLINRSPHNSDLTTPFFDRVRREDLLTEGGMRTLFAVQRGGAALGFCDPPALRSTSEVVSHAGAPPVWAEWVERWTATTTMTHRSRLHSRAALLKTGRWIAAEQPEAADPAVWTRQTCAAWITAVDRMKIGDYVVRTSSFQERLGQPLQAETKAGLIRAVRVFFRDIHDWEWLPRRFDPIRAFTLPRSINAMIGPRPRVIADGIWAKLLWAGLNLETADMPHGRAGLVYPVELVRAITLTWLFSGQRSNEIARLRLGCVRWQHDGAPVVGNAAQILARDAVCLLDVPAHKTGTAFTKPVDPLLGQAINAWESLRPDQPKRTDRRTGEQVDFLFSIRARAISSGYINSTIIPMLCRKAGVPAADVRGSITSHRARSTIASQLYNAKEPMTLFELQAWLGHRSPESTQHYAKISPNTLTKAYKDAGYFARNVRTIEVLVDREAVESGAAAAGEPWQHYDLGHGYCTYSFFEQCPHRMACARCDFYAPKDSSKGQLLEAKENLQRMLSTIPLTDEEQAAVDDGQASLDRLLERLADVPTPSGPTPRQLLPIIEVRCGDTPQS; from the coding sequence TTGATCCCGACCGTCACTTCAGAGGATCCGCACCCAAAGGAGATCGGGCGCGTCCGTGCCGTGCTGACTGGCTGGGGCTACCAGTATGGCCAGGAACACGACAAGGGCGTGCCCTCGGTGATGAGCCAACTCTTCCTGATCAACCGTAGCCCTCACAACAGTGACCTCACTACGCCGTTCTTTGATCGTGTCCGGCGAGAGGACCTCCTGACTGAGGGAGGTATGCGGACCCTCTTCGCGGTGCAACGGGGCGGGGCCGCACTCGGCTTCTGCGATCCGCCGGCCCTGCGCTCCACGTCTGAGGTAGTCAGCCACGCCGGGGCCCCACCGGTATGGGCCGAGTGGGTGGAACGGTGGACAGCCACGACCACCATGACGCACCGTTCCCGCCTCCACAGCCGGGCGGCGCTACTGAAGACCGGCCGGTGGATTGCCGCGGAGCAGCCGGAAGCCGCTGATCCCGCTGTGTGGACGCGGCAGACGTGCGCGGCCTGGATCACGGCCGTCGACCGTATGAAGATCGGCGACTACGTCGTGCGCACCAGCAGTTTCCAAGAGCGCCTCGGTCAGCCGCTCCAAGCCGAAACGAAGGCCGGCCTCATCCGCGCTGTGAGGGTCTTCTTCCGCGACATTCACGACTGGGAGTGGCTGCCCCGCAGGTTCGACCCCATCCGGGCATTCACCCTGCCACGCAGCATCAATGCCATGATCGGCCCCCGGCCGCGCGTAATCGCCGACGGGATCTGGGCCAAGCTGCTGTGGGCCGGCCTCAACCTTGAGACCGCCGACATGCCGCACGGCAGAGCCGGCTTGGTCTACCCCGTTGAGCTGGTTCGGGCCATCACTCTGACCTGGTTGTTCTCCGGTCAGCGCAGCAATGAGATCGCGCGCCTGCGTCTGGGATGCGTCCGGTGGCAGCACGACGGCGCTCCCGTCGTCGGCAACGCGGCGCAGATTCTCGCCAGGGATGCTGTCTGTCTGCTGGACGTACCCGCTCACAAGACCGGCACAGCGTTCACCAAGCCGGTCGATCCACTACTCGGACAGGCGATCAACGCCTGGGAATCGCTCCGGCCGGACCAGCCGAAACGGACCGACAGACGAACCGGAGAACAGGTCGACTTCCTGTTCTCCATCCGGGCCCGCGCCATCTCAAGCGGCTACATCAACAGCACCATCATCCCCATGCTCTGCCGCAAAGCCGGCGTCCCAGCAGCCGACGTCCGCGGCAGCATCACCAGCCACCGGGCCCGCTCCACCATCGCCAGCCAGCTGTACAACGCCAAAGAACCCATGACCCTGTTCGAACTGCAGGCCTGGCTCGGCCACCGATCACCGGAATCCACCCAGCACTACGCGAAGATCAGCCCCAACACGCTGACCAAGGCCTACAAAGACGCCGGATACTTCGCCCGGAACGTACGCACCATCGAAGTCCTCGTCGACCGCGAAGCAGTCGAATCAGGCGCCGCAGCAGCCGGCGAACCGTGGCAGCACTACGACCTGGGACACGGCTACTGCACCTACTCGTTCTTCGAGCAGTGCCCGCACCGCATGGCCTGCGCCCGCTGCGACTTCTACGCACCCAAGGACTCCAGCAAAGGCCAGCTCCTGGAAGCGAAAGAGAACCTCCAACGCATGCTCTCCACCATCCCGCTTACAGACGAAGAGCAGGCCGCGGTCGACGACGGCCAGGCCTCGCTGGACCGGCTGTTGGAGCGTCTAGCGGACGTCCCCACTCCGTCCGGCCCCACCCCACGTCAACTGCTGCCGATCATCGAAGTCCGATGCGGCGATACGCCTCAATCCTGA
- a CDS encoding ISKra4 family transposase, translated as MEPYDALSGPDEYAASRGAFERLVSTLADDPAQSMAHDELEELLEQQGRELLRQLMQDHLDARARTEEADARINAGQPAVRGPEGQTRTWRESNHPRWLTCVFGPVRVNRIAYRGRGVSNVHPADAHLSLPAGRHSRGLARLAVLEAVRGSFDQAQAAIERRCGKVLGKRRLKELVVAAAVDIAAYYTVKIPTPCTRGMPLVIQVDGKGVVMRPEALREATRRAAAKSAAAGRRGRLAPGEKPNRKRMATVACIFDIVPAPRRPHDIVHPPGGRSQARPPRPGPKAEQKWCTASVIRPPEQVVADAFGQAEARDPQQLRDWIVLVDGARHQLDLIQAEAARRGIHLNVLLDFVHVAEYCWTAAHAFHPPGSRAAETWATDKLTAILAGHAERAATEMTAQAAAERLPAARREAVTTCHRYLTGHLDQLHYDTALAAGWPIATGAVEGACRHLIADRLDITGARWGLDGAEAVLQLRTLITNGDFDNYWVFHAAREHQRLYPGPDQQKYSLTA; from the coding sequence ATGGAACCCTATGACGCCTTGTCCGGGCCTGATGAGTATGCCGCCTCCCGTGGTGCCTTCGAACGCCTTGTCTCGACGCTGGCCGACGACCCGGCGCAAAGCATGGCCCACGACGAGCTGGAGGAACTGCTCGAACAGCAAGGGCGCGAGTTGCTGCGGCAGTTGATGCAGGATCACCTCGATGCGCGGGCGAGGACGGAAGAAGCGGACGCCCGTATCAACGCAGGGCAACCGGCGGTGCGCGGGCCGGAAGGACAGACGCGGACCTGGCGGGAGAGCAACCACCCCCGCTGGCTGACCTGCGTGTTCGGGCCGGTCCGGGTGAACAGGATCGCCTATCGCGGCCGGGGCGTGTCCAACGTGCACCCGGCGGATGCCCACTTGTCGCTCCCCGCCGGCCGGCACTCCCGCGGGCTTGCCCGCCTCGCGGTTCTGGAGGCGGTTCGCGGCTCGTTCGACCAGGCCCAGGCCGCGATCGAGCGACGCTGCGGGAAGGTGCTGGGCAAGCGCCGTCTCAAAGAGCTGGTGGTCGCTGCCGCCGTCGACATCGCCGCCTACTACACGGTGAAGATCCCCACGCCGTGCACCCGCGGGATGCCGCTGGTCATCCAGGTCGACGGCAAGGGGGTGGTGATGCGGCCCGAAGCCCTGCGCGAGGCCACCCGCCGGGCCGCGGCCAAGAGCGCGGCGGCCGGACGGCGCGGACGCCTGGCTCCGGGGGAGAAGCCCAATCGCAAGCGCATGGCGACCGTGGCCTGCATCTTCGACATCGTGCCCGCCCCGCGCCGGCCGCACGACATCGTGCACCCGCCCGGCGGTCGCAGCCAGGCCCGGCCGCCGAGGCCGGGCCCGAAAGCGGAACAGAAATGGTGCACCGCCTCGGTGATCCGTCCTCCGGAACAGGTCGTCGCCGACGCCTTCGGACAGGCCGAGGCCCGCGACCCGCAGCAGCTGCGGGACTGGATCGTGCTCGTCGACGGCGCCCGCCACCAACTCGACCTGATCCAAGCCGAAGCCGCCCGCCGCGGCATCCACCTCAACGTCCTGCTCGACTTCGTCCATGTCGCCGAGTACTGCTGGACAGCAGCGCATGCTTTCCATCCGCCCGGCAGCCGTGCGGCTGAGACCTGGGCCACGGACAAACTCACCGCGATCCTCGCCGGACATGCCGAGCGCGCCGCCACCGAGATGACCGCCCAGGCCGCAGCCGAACGGCTTCCCGCCGCCCGCCGCGAGGCAGTCACCACCTGCCACCGCTACCTCACCGGCCACCTCGATCAGCTTCACTACGACACCGCCCTCGCGGCCGGCTGGCCGATCGCCACCGGCGCCGTCGAAGGCGCCTGCCGCCACCTGATCGCCGACCGCCTCGACATCACCGGCGCCCGCTGGGGACTCGACGGCGCCGAAGCCGTCCTCCAACTCCGCACACTGATCACGAACGGCGACTTCGACAACTACTGGGTCTTCCACGCGGCCCGCGAACATCAACGCCTTTACCCCGGCCCCGACCAGCAGAAGTACAGCCTCACAGCTTGA
- a CDS encoding DUF805 domain-containing protein, which yields MRFKQAVVHGLTKAVDWKGRASRSEYWWFLLFCVLCYIPSIDLTVQLDSPVVAFVWLALIVPTLGVFVRRLHDRNRSGWWWFLGFVPFGPLC from the coding sequence ATGAGGTTCAAGCAGGCGGTCGTACACGGTCTGACGAAGGCCGTCGACTGGAAGGGCCGGGCCTCGCGGTCGGAGTACTGGTGGTTCCTTCTCTTCTGCGTGCTCTGCTACATCCCGAGCATCGACCTCACCGTCCAACTGGATTCCCCGGTCGTCGCGTTCGTCTGGCTGGCACTCATCGTGCCGACGCTGGGCGTCTTCGTACGCAGATTGCACGACAGGAACCGGAGCGGCTGGTGGTGGTTCCTGGGGTTCGTCCCGTTCGGGCCATTGTGCTGA